The Verrucomicrobiaceae bacterium genome includes the window ATCGCACGGCCAAAGACCTCTCCCTCGTGACGCATGAGATGCTGATAATGGCTGATCATCATGATGCCATTGCGTGCGGCGACGCCGCCTACTGCGATGAAGCCCACCAGCGTGGCGATGCTGATATTCCCGATCAGCCACCACGTCAAAGCGAGCCCACCCATGAGTGCGAGCGGTATATTCAGCATCACCTGAAGCGCGAGTGACAGGCTTCTAAAGAAACTCGCCAGCAACACCAGCACGACAATGAGTACGAGGCCAAAATAGAGCGTGATTCGCTTTGCAGCGGCCTGTTGGGCCTGGAATTCACCCTCAAAGCGCAGGAAGTATCCTTCTGGCAGCTTCACCTTTTCACGGATCGCCGTTTCCCATTGCTTCACCAGTCCCTCTAGGTCACGCACATTGCTGTTCGCACTGATCACGATGCGGCGCTGCGTGCTTTCGCGATTGATCACATTGGGGCCTTTGCCTTCGCGAATGTCTGCCACGAGGCGCAGCGGGATGCGCTGGCCGCTTGTGGTCTCGATCAGCAAATCACCGACTTTTTCTGGCGAATCACGCCAGGCCTCCGGTAGCCGCAGCACCAGATCGATCGTGCGCGGGCCCTCGCGCAGTTCCGCCAGCATTTTACCCCCGAGAAGGGTCGATACCTGCTCATTGAGTGTCCCTGGTTGCACACCGTAGGCGACGGCTCGCTCGCGATTCACTTCGATCTTGATCTGGGGGTATCGGCACCTGCGCCTCCAGGTTCACATCGGTCAATCCGGGCACGGTTTTAGCGATGTCGCGCACCTTCTCGCCTTTCTCACGCAGCACGGCCAGATCGGGGCCGAAGATCTTCACCGCAATCTTTGCCGACACGCCACTGAGCATGTGTGAGAGCCGGTGGCCGATGGGCTGGCCGATGTTCAATGCTGTGCCAGGAATTTTGCCGAGCTTCTCGCGGATATCGCGGAAAACCTCGTCGCGAGGCCTGCCGTTGTCGAAAAACTCCACATCCAGCTCGTTCACGCTCACGGGCATCACATGGTCATCACGCTCTGCGCGGCCAGCCCGTCTGCCGACGCTTTTCACCTCTGGGATGCTTCTGAGCAGCCGCACCGCTGCCTCTCCGACTTCGTTCGAATGTGCCAGCGAGGTGCCTGGAGCACCTGCGAGCGAAATCGTCGCGCTGCCTTCATTGAAGGCCGGGAGGAACTCTTTGCCCATCTTGGGGTAAAGCATCAACGCCGCAATCAAGAGCACCCCAACAAGTGCCAGAGTCACCACAGGTGCTCCCAGGGCAAAACGCAGAAAAGTATGTCTCACCGTCCATTTCATCACTCGGACGACAAATCCATCTCCATGGGCTTTTCCGTTCGCTTTGAGCATCAGCGAGCACAAAACTGGGATCACGGTCAACGAGACGACAAACGACGCCGCCATGCTGGTGATCGTCGCGATGGCGATGGGGGTGAAAAGCCGCCCTTCGATGCCTTCGAGCCCCATCAGTGGCAAAAACACCAGCATCACCAAAACTGTCGCATACAGGATCGAGTTCCGCACCTCGCTAGAGGCACTAGCGATGATGTCGAGCCTGATTTTGCCCGGATTTTCCCGCAGCCGTCGCCACACATTTTCCACATCGACGATGGCATCATCCACCACCATGCCGATGGCTACCGCGAGCCCACCGAGCGTCATGGAGTTCACACTCACGCCAAAGAGCTTGAAGACCAAAATCGTCACCGCAAAGGACAGCGGCATCGCCATGAGCGTGATGAAGGTGGTGCGCAGATTCAGCAAAAAAAGAAACAGAATGACCGCCACCATCACCGCACCATCGCGAATGGCCTCCTTCAGATTTCCAATAGCATGCTCGATGAAATCACCCTGGCGGAACAAAATCTCCGCTGAGACACCCGCTGGCAGACTCAGCTCCTTCAGAGCTGCTTCAACCTCTGTCGTGAGCCGTAGCGTGTCAAAACCGGGCGCTTTGTCGATACTGAGCACCACGCCCATCGTCCCATTCACGCTGGCGTCGCCGCGCATGGGCTGCACGCCGTGCGATACCTCCGCCACGTCGCTAATGAGCACAGGACGATGATCGACTGCCTTAATCACCGTTTTTGCCAGATCGTCCAAGCTGGTGCTCATGCCGAGATTGCGCACCATGACCTCACGCGGGCCATTTTGCAGATAACCACTCGTGGCATTGCCACTGGCACGGCTCACAGCGGCCTCGATTTCATCAAAACTCACGCCAAAAGCGGCCATGCGATGCGGATGTGGCCGCACCTCGATCTGCCGCACGCCACCGCCGATGGTCAGCACCTCTGCGATACCGCGAATGCTCTGCAAACGCCGCCGCACGGTCCAATCTGCGAGCACTCGTAGCTCCACAGGTGTCGTCTTGCCATCGGTGCTCTTCAGCCCCACGAGCACGATTTCACCCATGAGCGAGGAGACCGGCGTCATGCCTGCTTTGACGCCTTTCGGCAGCGCTGCGCCTTGCAGTCGCTCCTGCACGAGCTGCCGTGCACGGTAAATGTCTGTGCCCCAGCCGAACTCCGCAAAAACAAGCGACAGGCCCACGTCCGAGTTCGACCGCAGCCGATCCAGCCCACCCACGCCCTGCACGGCCGCCTCGATGGGCTGTGTGACGAGCGCCTCCACTTCCTCAGGCGCGAGTCCTGGCGATTCTGTCAAAATGGTCACTGTCGGTTTCGTCATATCCGGCAGCACCTCCACCGGCAGCTCTGTGAGCGTCTGCGCCCCAAAGATCAGCACCACCAGCGCCATCATCAAAATGAGAGGTCGGTGATGCAGAGAGAAATGGATGAGGCGGTTTAGCATGACTGGGCCTCCGGCGTTGCAGCGAAGCAAAGTAGCCATCTCGCTCCGTCGAGATGAGCACACAGATCCCCGAAGCTGAGTGAGAAACGAATCACATGGCGACATGCCAATGGCGGAGCGGTGGGCTCATCTCGCAGAGCGAGATGGCTGTACAAGCCACTCACGCGGCCACCTCCTTCCGCTTCAGCATCGCGAGCAGCAGCAAAACGAAGAGCAACCCGCTCGTGGCGGCAAAGAAGGTGGTCCTTTCGCTCCAGCCTTCGGCATGCTCGTGGTCGTCGTGTTCATGCGCATGCTCGGCTTGCTGTTCGGTGGTCATTTCGGTGCCGTCTTCGTTGTGAGCATGGCCGTGGGCGGCATCGAGGGCTTCTTTGAGGCTGACGCTGCCTTTGCCTGCAAAGGCGAGCGAGTAAGCACCGCGGGTGACGACTTCATCGCCGGGGAGTAGGCCTTTGAGCACTTCGATAAAGCGATCATTCTGTGAACCGAGCACGACGGGCACTTTCATGAAGGCATTTTTCAGGTCGTAGGCCTTCACATAGACAAAACGCTGCGCCGCATCTCCCTGCACGGCGGCGCGGGGGATAGACATGACGTTTTCTCGCTGATCGACGACGATGCTGAACTCCGCCTTCATCCCTGGACGCAGCAAGCGCTCTGGATTGCCTACGTGAAACGCAGCCTCGATGGTGCCGCTGGTTTCATCCGCTACTGTGGCGATATGGGCGACTTTGGCCTCGAAAACACGATCTGGCAGCGCCGTGAGGCGGATATGGGCATTTTGGCCGAGCTTCACTTTTCCAGCGAGGTGCTGCGGCACGCTCGCGGCGGCCTCCACCGTGCTGAGATCGACGATTTCGATGAGTTCGGCCTCCGGCGACACGGGCTGACCTTGGGCGATGTTCACTTTAGAAACGAGACCGCTGATGGGCGCTTCGAGCTTGATCACCGGCGGTGGATCACCGGGCTGGCGGCTTTCGATCCAGGCGACTTCGGCACCGACATCGACCTCCTGATGCGGAATGACGAGCACGGAAAACGCACGTCCGGGGATGCGGCTGCTGACGATGGCTTTTTCCCCGGCAGCACCTCCAGGTGCCCGAGTGCGAAGATGGTCTCTTCAAAGGTGGTCTCCTCGGCCTCGGCGTATTCGAGCTGGAGATTGTCCACGGCGATATCGTCGAGAATGACGTCGGGCTTTTCACCGAAGGCGCAGCAACTCATCCAAAGAAAACTCACGCAAAGGCGCAAAGGCGCAAAGAATGAGTCTGATGCTGAAGCTTTGCGCCTTTGCGCCTTTGCGTGAGACCTTCTGAATGGGGATGAATTCATGGCGTGGAAAAAGTAGCGGCTTCGTAGCGGATGCGGGCGAGGTGAAAGTCACGTGCGGCGTCCAGCGCAGCGGATTCGAGCTGGAGGCGCTGCTCACGGACGCGGAGGAGGGGTGATGAGATCGGTCTGGCCGCTCTGGTAGGCTTTTTCGAGCTTCTGGGTTTGTTCGATGACGAGTGGGAGCAGCGTGTCGCGGGTTTCACGAACGAGTTCGGCCTGGGCCTGCATTTCGCGGCGGGCGGTATCGGCCTCTCCGGCGATTTGTTTGCCCAAAGCTTCGGCTTCCAGGCGATAGCGCTCGGCGGCGGCGGTTTTTTCGGCGATTTCGCCTTCGTTTTATTCCAAAAGGGCAGCGGAATGGAGAAGCGGATGCCGACGTGGCCGGTATTCACGCCTTGTTGCTTTTCTTGCGCTGTAAAGAGACCTGCGGTGAGATCCGGTGTGCGTTTGGCATGGGCGAGTGCCGTGTCTGTCTGCGCCGCTGTGATTTGAGCCTGCGCCTGCTGATAATCCGGCCTACGCATCCAGCCACGACGATCTGGGATGACCAGCGCTGGCAGCGAGCCAGTGAGAGAAAGCGGATCTGCGGGTGAGACGCCGAGCATGGGCTTGAGCTGCCCGAGGAGGCTGATGCGCTCTGTTTGCAGGCGCTTGGCTTCGAGCAGGAGGCGCTGCGCATCGACTTGGGCCTGTGCGGCATCGAGTGGAGAGCCCCCTTTTTCGGCACGGCTTTTTCGCGAAGGAGCCAGGCTCACCCGGGAGCCTGACCTGCTGCTGGCGTAGCGCGGACTGCTGATCCAGCGCCATGATGCGCACGGCCAACGTGCGTGCATCTGCGATCAAGCGGCGAGAGGCGTCCTGCACCTCAAACTCAGCCGCCGTGACGAGCTGGGCGCTGAGTTGCTTTTCGAGCGTGAGCCGCCGGGTGAGTGGAAAGGCCTGGTCGATGCCTATGCTGGCAGTGCGGGGGCTAACAGCGCTTTCGTTTTGAAAGCTGGTATCAAGCGTGGGGTTGGCGAGCCTGCCACTGCCTAGCTGGCGGGCACGAGCCTGCTCCACGGCCATGCGGGCAGCTCTGAGCTGCGGGTGGTGGGACTTCACGCGTGCTGCGATCTGCGAGAGAGGCAGTTCCAGAGCTGGCGCGGTGAGTGGGAACAGGAAAAAGAGATAACGAAGAGCTGACATGACGAAATGAAGCTGAAGTGAACAAACCGGGTGGTTGTCACTTCAGGATCAAATGCGTAGCGCGATGCTCTGAGTCAGCCGTGGTGGCCAAAGTGGCGGTTCATGCGTGTTTCACGCGAGATGGGCCTTTTCGTCTGTTTTCAATACGACGGAAAAATCGAGGATCGGCGTCAAAACCGCCAATGGGGCCAAAACGGCTATTTGGACGGTTTGATCGGCCTGAAGCTCTTCTTTGAGTGGAGCGTGCTCCTCATGCTCTGGGCAGCTCTGCTCGGTGGTGTGATGATCTTCACACAGATAACCACGCTGCATGCCACAAACCTGCGCACCGAGGACGGTGAGCAGCATGAGCATGATAAGGAGGCGTGGCATGGCGCGGAGGCTATCTTAAAACGATCCGGGCGTCCAGTGCGATGATGCCGGTGGGAGTGGCCAGCAGTGGATTGATGTCGGCTTCGACGATGCGTGGATGGGCAAGGACCAGATCGCTGAAACGCACGATCACATCTTCCAAGGCCGCAAAATCGACCCCAGGATGACCACGGATGCCGCGTAGAATGCGGTGGACCTTGGTTTGTGCCATCCAGCGGCGAGCGAGGGCGTGATTGAGCGGAGGAGGGCGAGGGTGCGGTCTTGGAGGACTTCGACCAGGGTGCCTCAGGCTCCAAAAAGCAGCACAGGGCCGAATTGCGCATCCTGCGAGACACCGAGGGATGAACCGGTGCCTTTGTCCTGGATCATGCGCTGCACGGTGACTCCCGCGAAGTCTGCTGGGCTGACGCGGCTGCGGATGCTGCGCCAGGCCGCACGGACGGCGGCTTCGTCGCAGAGATCGAGCTGCACACCACCGACTTCCGTTTTGTGCGTGATGGTGGCTGAGAGGAGCTTCAGGACGACGGGAAAGCCGATCTCCACTGC containing:
- a CDS encoding efflux RND transporter periplasmic adaptor subunit, producing MLVIPHQEVDVGAEVAWIESRQPGDPPPVIKLEAPISGLVSKVNIAQGQPVSPEAELIEIVDLSTVEAAASVPQHLAGKVKLGQNAHIRLTALPDRVFEAKVAHIATVADETSGTIEAAFHVGNPERLLRPGMKAEFSIVVDQRENVMSIPRAAVQGDAAQRFVYVKAYDLKNAFMKVPVVLGSQNDRFIEVLKGLLPGDEVVTRGAYSLAFAGKGSVSLKEALDAAHGHAHNEDGTEMTTEQQAEHAHEHDDHEHAEGWSERTTFFAATSGLLFVLLLLAMLKRKEVAA
- a CDS encoding TolC family protein → MRRPDYQQAQAQITAAQTDTALAHAKRTPDLTAGLFTAQEKQQGVNTGHVGIRFSIPLPFWNKTKAKSPKKPPPPSAIAWKPKLWANKSPERPIPPAAKCRPRPNSFVKPATRCSHSSSNKPRSSKKPTRAARPISSPLLRVREQRLQLESAALDAARDFHLARIRYEAATFSTP
- a CDS encoding TolC family protein — protein: MSALRYLFFLFPLTAPALELPLSQIAARVKSHHPQLRAARMAVEQARARQLGSGRLANPTLDTSFQNESAVSPRTASIGIDQAFPLTRRLTLEKQLSAQLVTAAEFEVQDASRRLIADARTLAVRIMALDQQSALRQQQVRLPGEPGSFAKKPCRKRGLSTRCRTGPSRCAAPPARSQAPANRAHQPPRAAQAHARRLTRRSAFSHWLAASAGHPRSSWLDA
- a CDS encoding acetate--CoA ligase family protein, translated to MAQTKVHRILRGIRGHPGVDFAALEDVIVRFSDLVLAHPRIVEADINPLLATPTGIIALDARIVLR